Proteins encoded within one genomic window of Rubritalea squalenifaciens DSM 18772:
- a CDS encoding PfkB family carbohydrate kinase yields the protein MSVIIGGTIAIDNVKTPTAEGENLLGGSAAYASLAASFYADEVNLVGIIGHDYPQEHLDMLSGHGITLTGVERSEAESFTWTGEYFDNMNSRETHHVALNVLEGWEVKIPQEISSSKIVVLANMSPDNQLQMLDQCEAEDRFVIADTMDLWIKIANERLHEVMKRIDVLVINESEAQEFAATSNLVVAGDRLLEKGPKYVIIKLGEFGSMLFGPDQSLFRLSAWPLREVADPTGAGDAFLGGMAGYLSSLGKSEYGFEDLKQGIVRGTITASYTCQAFSTQKLQQASRADLDARMSELQAISAW from the coding sequence ATGTCAGTGATCATTGGAGGCACGATTGCCATCGATAACGTAAAGACCCCGACCGCAGAGGGGGAGAACTTGTTGGGCGGTTCAGCCGCATATGCATCCCTAGCTGCCAGCTTTTATGCTGATGAGGTCAATCTAGTAGGCATCATTGGTCATGATTACCCGCAGGAGCATCTGGATATGCTTTCTGGTCATGGGATTACTCTGACTGGTGTCGAGCGATCTGAGGCGGAGTCCTTCACCTGGACCGGTGAGTATTTTGATAACATGAACTCCCGAGAAACTCATCACGTGGCTCTGAACGTGCTGGAGGGTTGGGAGGTGAAAATTCCGCAGGAGATTTCTAGCAGCAAGATCGTAGTGTTGGCTAATATGTCTCCTGATAACCAGCTGCAAATGCTGGATCAGTGCGAGGCCGAAGACAGGTTTGTGATCGCGGATACCATGGATCTGTGGATCAAGATCGCCAACGAGAGGCTGCATGAAGTGATGAAGCGAATCGATGTGTTGGTCATCAACGAGTCTGAAGCTCAGGAGTTTGCGGCTACTTCCAATTTGGTAGTTGCAGGTGATCGTTTGTTAGAAAAAGGTCCTAAATATGTGATCATCAAACTAGGAGAGTTTGGCTCTATGTTGTTTGGACCTGATCAGTCTCTCTTTAGGTTGTCAGCATGGCCGCTGCGTGAAGTAGCTGACCCGACAGGCGCGGGTGATGCTTTCCTGGGTGGTATGGCAGGTTACCTGTCTAGCTTGGGCAAGAGTGAATATGGGTTTGAGGATCTGAAGCAGGGGATCGTGCGCGGTACCATTACGGCGAGTTACACCTGCCAGGCATTCTCCACTCAGAAACTGCAGCAGGCTAGCCGTGCTGATCTGGATGCGAGGATGAGTGAGCTTCAGGCGATCAGCGCCTGGTAG
- a CDS encoding ABC transporter ATP-binding protein, producing MSFLSLRDVKTHFPVKKGILIQKVADVVKAVDGITLDIEQGEILGLVGESGCGKSTLSRTIMQLIPSTGGEIILEGQDLTKLKGDAVRKRRLDFQMIFQDPYASLNPRMTIFSTLAEALIQRHPDLRKDKDALTQKVSELMERVGLNPGFMKKYPHEFSGGQRQRIAIARALAPEPKLVIADEPVSALDVSIQSQILNLLLKLRDELNLTMIFITHDLSVVRYIADNIAVMYKGQLVEYGESERVFNTPEHAYTKKLLDAIPHLEEVNA from the coding sequence ATGTCATTTCTCTCACTTCGTGATGTCAAAACGCACTTCCCAGTCAAAAAGGGCATCTTGATCCAGAAGGTAGCCGACGTCGTAAAAGCAGTTGACGGCATCACACTGGACATCGAACAAGGTGAAATCCTGGGTCTGGTTGGTGAGTCAGGCTGTGGCAAATCCACCCTGTCTCGCACCATCATGCAGCTCATCCCCTCCACGGGAGGCGAAATCATTCTGGAAGGACAAGATCTCACCAAACTTAAAGGTGACGCAGTGAGAAAGCGCCGCCTCGATTTCCAGATGATTTTTCAGGACCCCTATGCATCCCTGAATCCTCGCATGACCATTTTCTCCACCCTGGCAGAAGCTCTCATCCAGAGACACCCTGACCTCAGGAAGGACAAAGACGCACTCACTCAGAAAGTTTCCGAACTCATGGAACGCGTGGGCCTCAACCCAGGCTTCATGAAGAAATACCCGCACGAGTTTTCCGGCGGGCAGCGCCAACGTATCGCCATCGCCCGTGCTCTAGCCCCGGAGCCCAAACTCGTGATCGCTGACGAGCCTGTTTCCGCTCTGGATGTCTCCATCCAGTCACAGATTCTGAATCTCCTCTTGAAACTCCGTGATGAACTCAACCTTACGATGATCTTCATCACTCACGATCTCTCAGTGGTTCGCTATATCGCAGACAACATTGCGGTGATGTATAAAGGCCAGCTCGTGGAATACGGAGAATCCGAGCGCGTCTTCAACACCCCTGAGCACGCATACACTAAAAAGCTGCTAGACGCGATTCCCCACCTAGAGGAAGTCAACGCATAG
- the thiE gene encoding thiamine phosphate synthase: MKELIQAARIYGILDLGYVAEEDVLCVAKSLLSGGVDVLQLRAKGIEESKIQDLAIKVLPLCSEAKIPFIVNDFPRIAQLVGADGVHIGQDDGSLAAVREIVGDSMIVGRSTHSPEQAQAALKEGFDYIGFGPLFPTPTKKGRPGIGLENVTPVQESVGQEIPVFCIGGIKRDNLELVVESGARRVVIVSDLLLADDVAGAVTEVRAHLNEFTI; the protein is encoded by the coding sequence ATGAAAGAACTTATTCAAGCTGCTAGGATTTACGGAATACTAGACCTTGGCTATGTGGCTGAGGAGGATGTGCTTTGCGTGGCAAAGTCTCTGCTAAGCGGAGGTGTGGATGTGCTTCAGTTGAGGGCAAAGGGGATTGAGGAATCAAAGATTCAAGATCTGGCAATCAAGGTGTTGCCTCTTTGCAGTGAGGCGAAGATACCCTTTATCGTGAATGATTTTCCTAGAATCGCTCAGTTAGTCGGTGCAGATGGGGTGCACATCGGGCAAGATGACGGGTCACTTGCTGCTGTACGCGAGATCGTTGGTGATTCGATGATTGTGGGGCGCTCCACGCATTCTCCAGAGCAGGCTCAAGCGGCACTCAAGGAGGGATTTGATTACATCGGCTTTGGACCATTATTTCCGACACCCACTAAGAAGGGGCGTCCAGGGATCGGACTGGAGAACGTGACGCCGGTCCAGGAGAGTGTGGGGCAAGAGATCCCTGTATTCTGTATCGGCGGGATCAAGCGTGACAATCTTGAGCTGGTGGTGGAGAGCGGAGCGCGCAGAGTAGTCATCGTTTCTGATCTACTGCTGGCTGATGATGTAGCCGGAGCTGTGACAGAGGTCAGGGCTCATTTGAACGAATTTACCATTTAA
- the proS gene encoding proline--tRNA ligase → MAKQAKNAISPTRSEDFPEWYQQVVREADLAENSETRGCMVIKPWGYGIWENIQHQLDQYFKRTGHQNAYFPLLIPLSYLEKEAEHAEGFATECAVVTHHRLEAQKQEDGSTKMIPTGELTEPYVIRPTSETIIGAAFARWTESYRDLPLLINQWANVMRWEMRTRLFLRTAEFLWQEGHTAHETKEEAIEETRMIHGVYEDFLRDHLAIPVIPGEKSEAERFPGADMTLTVEAMVQDKKAIQAGTSHFLGQNFSKAQDISFTGRDGSVQHAWTTSWGVSTRLIGTLIMTHSDDDGFVAPPRIATQQIVIIPVTPKEDTRDAIIDACEALAKTLRAKQFHGEYLRVHVDKRDIRGGDKKWEWVKKGAPVRIEIGPRDLENRKVCMQRRDQDAFDKSFLDKEEFIQNIENTLQEIQDNLLQKATEFRDANISECSELNEFETYWDQDQPGWLLTPWAGTTEEEETLSKKHKITIRCLPLDKQDGDVAPCILTGKPTKTRAIWGRSY, encoded by the coding sequence ATGGCCAAGCAAGCTAAAAACGCAATCAGTCCTACGCGTAGCGAGGATTTCCCAGAATGGTACCAACAGGTTGTCCGCGAGGCAGACCTAGCAGAAAATTCAGAGACCAGAGGCTGCATGGTAATCAAGCCGTGGGGCTACGGAATTTGGGAAAATATCCAGCACCAGCTTGATCAATACTTTAAGAGAACAGGCCACCAGAACGCTTACTTCCCCCTCCTCATCCCGCTTTCCTACCTGGAAAAAGAAGCTGAACACGCAGAAGGTTTTGCTACTGAATGCGCTGTGGTCACCCACCATCGCCTTGAGGCTCAGAAGCAAGAAGACGGCAGCACCAAGATGATCCCGACTGGCGAACTAACAGAGCCTTATGTCATCCGCCCGACTTCCGAGACAATCATCGGCGCAGCCTTCGCACGCTGGACAGAATCCTACCGCGACCTCCCTCTTCTGATCAACCAGTGGGCTAACGTCATGCGCTGGGAAATGCGCACCCGCCTCTTCCTACGCACCGCCGAGTTCCTCTGGCAGGAGGGGCACACAGCTCACGAAACTAAAGAGGAAGCCATCGAAGAGACCCGCATGATCCATGGCGTGTACGAGGACTTCCTCCGCGACCACCTCGCCATCCCCGTCATTCCCGGCGAAAAATCAGAGGCTGAGCGCTTCCCCGGTGCCGACATGACTCTCACGGTAGAGGCCATGGTCCAAGACAAGAAGGCCATTCAGGCCGGCACCTCTCACTTCCTAGGCCAGAACTTCTCCAAGGCTCAGGACATCTCCTTCACAGGTCGCGATGGCAGCGTGCAGCACGCCTGGACCACATCCTGGGGCGTCTCCACCCGCCTGATCGGCACACTCATCATGACTCACTCAGATGACGACGGCTTTGTGGCACCACCCCGTATCGCCACCCAGCAGATCGTCATCATCCCAGTCACCCCGAAAGAAGATACCCGCGACGCCATCATCGACGCCTGCGAGGCTCTCGCCAAAACACTTCGCGCCAAGCAATTCCACGGTGAATACCTGCGCGTACATGTCGACAAGCGTGACATCCGCGGCGGTGACAAGAAATGGGAATGGGTCAAGAAGGGTGCACCAGTCCGCATCGAGATCGGGCCTCGCGACCTTGAGAACCGTAAGGTGTGCATGCAGCGCCGCGATCAGGATGCCTTTGACAAGTCTTTCCTCGACAAAGAAGAATTCATCCAGAACATCGAAAACACCCTCCAGGAAATTCAGGACAACCTTCTTCAGAAAGCTACCGAGTTCCGTGACGCTAACATCAGTGAATGCAGCGAGCTCAATGAGTTCGAAACCTACTGGGACCAGGATCAGCCAGGCTGGCTCCTCACTCCATGGGCAGGCACCACTGAGGAAGAAGAAACCCTCAGCAAGAAACACAAGATCACCATCCGCTGCCTCCCACTGGATAAGCAAGATGGCGATGTAGCCCCTTGCATCCTCACAGGCAAGCCTACAAAAACACGCGCCATCTGGGGCCGCAGCTACTAA